A single region of the Pontimicrobium sp. SW4 genome encodes:
- a CDS encoding GSCFA domain-containing protein: protein MKLQTTIPLEPQQHNQIDYNSSILLLGSCFVENIGNKLDYFKFQNLQNPFGILFQPLAIEKLITNAINKKEYTEDDIFFHNEQWHCYDAHSKLSNASKEDLLNDLSKKIKLTNQLIYESTHIIITLGTSWVYRFVETDTIVGNCHKVPQKQFLKELISIDKITESLQSIIALIKSVNNTVSILFTVSPVRHLKDGFIENSRSKSHLVSAIHQVVEPRNKINYFPSYEIMMDELRDYRFYTEDMIHPNQTAINYIWEKFQEVWISKEASKTIEDVIVIQKGMSHKPFNPNSEAYQIFLSGLEEKKELLQQRHPHILFK, encoded by the coding sequence ATGAAACTACAAACAACAATACCACTAGAACCACAGCAACATAATCAAATAGATTATAACTCTAGTATATTGTTATTAGGTTCGTGTTTTGTAGAGAATATTGGTAACAAATTAGACTATTTTAAGTTTCAGAATCTTCAAAATCCATTCGGTATTTTATTTCAACCTTTGGCAATTGAAAAGCTAATTACCAATGCTATAAATAAAAAAGAATATACTGAAGATGATATTTTTTTTCACAATGAACAATGGCATTGTTATGATGCGCACTCTAAGTTAAGTAATGCTTCAAAAGAAGACTTGTTAAACGATTTAAGTAAAAAAATCAAATTAACAAATCAACTAATCTACGAATCAACACACATTATCATTACATTAGGAACATCTTGGGTTTATAGATTTGTTGAAACAGATACAATTGTAGGTAATTGCCATAAAGTTCCTCAAAAACAGTTTTTAAAAGAGCTTATTTCTATTGATAAAATCACGGAATCCTTACAATCAATAATAGCATTAATTAAAAGTGTTAATAATACGGTTTCAATTTTATTTACAGTATCGCCTGTCCGTCATTTAAAAGATGGTTTTATTGAAAATTCGCGAAGTAAATCACATTTAGTTTCAGCAATTCATCAAGTTGTAGAACCTAGAAATAAGATTAATTATTTTCCATCCTACGAAATTATGATGGATGAGTTACGTGATTATCGTTTTTATACCGAAGACATGATTCATCCAAATCAAACAGCTATCAACTATATTTGGGAGAAGTTTCAGGAAGTTTGGATTTCAAAAGAAGCCTCTAAAACGATAGAAGATGTTATTGTTATTCAAAAAGGGATGAGTCATAAACCATTTAATCCAAATTCTGAAGCGTATCAAATATTTCTATCTGGCTTAGAAGAAAAAAAAGAACTCCTTCAACAAAGGCATCCCCATATTTTATTTAAATAA
- the paaA gene encoding 1,2-phenylacetyl-CoA epoxidase subunit PaaA, whose translation MSEAQIKSLEEEFEARIARDEKIEPKDWMPEKYRKTHIRQMSQHAHSEIVGMLPEGNWISRAPSLRRKVALLAKVQDEGGHGLYLYSATETLGITRDELFEQLHTGKAKYSSIFNYPALTWADIGAIGWLVDGAAIINQVALCGTSFGPYARAMVRICKEESFHQRQGYEITLKLAQGTPEQKAMAQDALNRFWWPSLMMFGPADADSPNTEQSMKWKLKRKTNDELRQQFIDQTVPQAELIGLTIPDPELKWNEEKGGYDFGEIDWDEFWQVVKGYGPCNKERMKARVSAWENGEWVRDAALAHAEKQQEKKLNKAV comes from the coding sequence ATGAGCGAAGCACAAATTAAAAGTTTAGAGGAAGAATTTGAAGCACGTATAGCACGTGACGAAAAAATTGAACCTAAAGATTGGATGCCTGAAAAGTATCGTAAAACACATATTAGGCAGATGTCTCAACACGCACATTCCGAAATTGTTGGAATGTTGCCAGAAGGAAATTGGATATCAAGAGCACCTTCATTACGTCGTAAAGTAGCTTTGTTAGCTAAAGTTCAAGATGAAGGTGGTCATGGTTTATACCTTTATAGTGCAACTGAAACCCTTGGTATTACTAGAGATGAACTATTTGAACAATTACATACAGGAAAAGCCAAATACTCAAGTATTTTTAACTATCCAGCATTAACTTGGGCAGATATTGGAGCTATTGGATGGTTGGTTGATGGCGCAGCAATTATAAATCAAGTAGCACTTTGTGGAACGTCTTTTGGTCCTTATGCAAGAGCTATGGTTCGTATTTGTAAAGAAGAGAGCTTTCATCAACGTCAGGGTTACGAAATCACTTTAAAATTGGCTCAAGGTACACCAGAACAAAAGGCAATGGCTCAAGATGCGTTAAATAGATTTTGGTGGCCATCATTAATGATGTTTGGTCCAGCTGATGCTGATTCTCCAAATACTGAGCAATCCATGAAGTGGAAATTGAAGCGTAAAACTAATGATGAGCTACGCCAACAGTTTATTGACCAAACTGTGCCACAAGCTGAGTTAATAGGATTAACTATTCCAGACCCAGAGTTAAAATGGAATGAAGAAAAAGGAGGATACGATTTTGGTGAGATTGATTGGGACGAATTTTGGCAAGTAGTAAAAGGGTATGGTCCATGTAATAAAGAACGAATGAAAGCAAGAGTATCTGCATGGGAAAATGGTGAGTGGGTTCGTGATGCCGCTTTAGCTCACGCTGAAAAACAACAAGAAAAAAAATTAAATAAAGCAGTTTAA
- a CDS encoding pyridoxal-phosphate dependent enzyme: MNKEFLIQVHNRVKPYIHKTPVLSSQLINEIAGCKVYFKCENFQKMGAFKMRGAANAILNLSEEDRNKGVVTHSSGNFAQALSLAANKIGIEAYIVMPENAPQVKKNAVKGYKGHIIESESTPIAREQLAEKVKLETGATFIHPSNDDDVIHGQGTAAIELLEEEPQLDYIFTPVGGGGLIAGTALAAKYFSNKCKVIGGEPKNADDAFRSKQSGKIEYNEKVNTIADGLRTFLGDRNFPIIMNDVERIILVEEDEIIHAMKLVWERMKIIIEPSSAVAFAALLKEKEQFKNKDVGIIISGGNVDVTNLPF, translated from the coding sequence GTGAATAAAGAATTCCTCATACAAGTCCACAATCGTGTGAAACCTTACATTCACAAAACACCTGTGTTATCCTCACAATTAATAAATGAGATTGCAGGATGTAAGGTGTATTTTAAATGTGAGAATTTTCAAAAAATGGGAGCATTCAAAATGCGTGGAGCAGCAAATGCTATTTTAAATTTGTCTGAAGAAGACAGAAATAAAGGCGTTGTTACTCATTCCTCAGGTAATTTCGCCCAAGCACTTTCTTTAGCAGCAAATAAAATTGGTATTGAAGCATACATTGTGATGCCAGAAAATGCACCACAAGTAAAGAAGAATGCTGTAAAAGGTTACAAAGGGCATATCATTGAAAGCGAATCTACACCAATTGCTCGCGAGCAATTGGCAGAAAAGGTTAAGCTAGAAACAGGCGCAACCTTTATTCATCCTTCAAATGATGATGATGTGATTCATGGTCAAGGAACAGCAGCCATTGAATTATTAGAAGAAGAACCACAACTCGATTATATATTTACTCCTGTTGGTGGAGGTGGACTCATAGCTGGAACAGCTCTAGCGGCTAAATATTTTTCGAATAAATGTAAAGTAATTGGTGGAGAGCCAAAGAATGCAGATGACGCATTTCGTTCAAAGCAATCAGGTAAAATTGAATACAATGAAAAAGTAAATACCATTGCTGACGGTTTACGAACATTTTTAGGAGATCGGAATTTCCCGATTATTATGAATGATGTAGAGCGCATTATTTTGGTAGAAGAAGATGAAATCATTCATGCTATGAAATTAGTTTGGGAACGAATGAAAATCATTATTGAACCTTCAAGTGCAGTTGCATTTGCCGCACTTTTAAAAGAAAAAGAGCAGTTTAAAAATAAAGATGTCGGAATTATTATTTCTGGCGGAAATGTAGATGTAACCAATCTACCATTTTAA
- a CDS encoding enoyl-CoA hydratase-related protein gives MSNSILLKIENKIAFITLNRPEVFNSFNREMALSLQKILDDCESNNEVRAIVLTGNGKAFCAGQDLKEVTSPELNPGFKKILEEHYNPIITRIRSIKKPIIGAINGVAAGAGANIALACDVVVAHEKVSFIQAFSLIGLIPDSAGTYFLPRLIGFQKAQALAMLGDKISAEDAEKIGMIYKVIPFENFENDVNQLASKLANMPTKALGLIKELFNKSMTNTLEDQLALESKLQIEAAQSEDYAEGVAAFIEKRQPNFKGK, from the coding sequence ATGAGCAATTCAATTCTTTTAAAAATTGAAAATAAAATCGCTTTTATAACACTCAACAGACCAGAAGTGTTTAATAGCTTTAATCGCGAAATGGCATTAAGTTTACAAAAGATTCTTGATGATTGTGAATCCAACAATGAAGTTAGAGCAATCGTATTAACTGGAAATGGAAAAGCATTTTGTGCAGGACAAGATCTAAAAGAAGTAACATCTCCAGAATTAAACCCAGGTTTTAAAAAAATTCTGGAAGAACATTACAATCCTATAATCACTAGAATCCGTTCTATTAAAAAACCAATTATTGGAGCCATCAATGGTGTAGCAGCAGGAGCAGGAGCTAACATAGCTTTGGCTTGCGACGTTGTTGTGGCACATGAAAAGGTGAGTTTTATTCAAGCTTTTAGTTTAATAGGTTTGATTCCTGATAGTGCAGGAACATACTTTTTACCTCGATTAATAGGTTTTCAAAAAGCTCAAGCTTTAGCCATGTTAGGAGATAAAATTTCTGCAGAAGACGCTGAGAAAATAGGAATGATTTATAAGGTAATCCCTTTTGAAAACTTTGAAAACGATGTGAATCAACTAGCATCAAAATTGGCTAATATGCCAACTAAAGCGCTTGGTTTGATAAAGGAATTGTTCAACAAATCGATGACGAATACCTTAGAAGACCAATTGGCATTAGAATCAAAACTTCAAATTGAAGCAGCGCAAAGTGAAGATTATGCTGAAGGTGTTGCAGCATTTATTGAAAAAAGACAACCTAATTTTAAAGGCAAGTAG
- the paaC gene encoding 1,2-phenylacetyl-CoA epoxidase subunit PaaC produces the protein MNTNLYNYLLGIADNSLILGQRLGELCGHGPSLETDIALTNISLDLFGQVRSYYQYAAKVAGDNRDEDTIAMMRPEREYVSVLLVEQPNTDFGYVIARQFLFDVYHYMFLTELQNSKDETLAAIAKKSIKEASYHVRFSSDWIKRLGDGTEESLKRIQNAINDLWTYTDELFHQTEADKEMINEGVGVDTSKLKEQYYKHISEVLNEATLVVPDLKYFQKGGKQGVHTEHMGYILTELQYMQRAYPNMSW, from the coding sequence ATGAATACTAATTTATATAATTACTTATTAGGCATTGCGGACAACTCTTTAATACTTGGTCAGCGTCTAGGTGAGTTATGTGGTCATGGACCTTCATTGGAAACAGATATCGCTTTGACTAATATTTCTTTGGATTTATTTGGGCAAGTTAGAAGCTACTATCAATATGCTGCAAAAGTTGCTGGAGATAATCGCGATGAAGATACCATTGCAATGATGCGCCCAGAACGAGAGTATGTTAGTGTATTATTAGTAGAACAACCTAATACAGATTTTGGATATGTTATAGCACGTCAGTTTTTGTTTGATGTCTATCATTATATGTTCTTGACTGAGCTACAAAACAGTAAGGATGAAACATTAGCAGCAATTGCTAAAAAATCCATAAAAGAAGCGTCGTATCATGTACGCTTTTCTTCTGATTGGATAAAGCGTCTTGGAGATGGAACAGAAGAAAGTCTTAAACGAATTCAAAATGCTATAAATGACCTTTGGACATATACAGATGAATTGTTCCATCAAACAGAAGCAGATAAAGAAATGATTAATGAAGGTGTTGGAGTTGACACATCTAAACTTAAAGAGCAATATTATAAGCATATATCTGAAGTGTTGAATGAAGCTACTTTAGTAGTTCCTGACTTAAAATATTTTCAAAAAGGAGGAAAACAGGGTGTGCATACAGAACACATGGGATATATTTTAACCGAATTACAATATATGCAAAGAGCATATCCAAACATGTCTTGGTAA
- a CDS encoding TetR/AcrR family transcriptional regulator, with amino-acid sequence MKQKTRKDEIIQTSAILFQKKGFSAVTMRDIAKAMGIKAASLYNHIKSKQEILSEIIISLAEQFTEQMKIIKTSDDNSIDKLKQIVALHVSITSNNQFGMASLNNDWMHLESKLEYYLKLRKNYENDFRSIIEKGIEETELIDGNSEVMVFSMLSTLRSLYIWLPKKEDLDTKKFTTELSLVLINGINK; translated from the coding sequence ATGAAACAGAAAACACGTAAAGACGAAATAATTCAAACATCAGCTATACTGTTTCAAAAAAAAGGATTTAGTGCGGTAACAATGCGCGATATTGCTAAGGCAATGGGAATTAAAGCTGCAAGCTTGTACAATCATATCAAATCGAAACAAGAAATACTTTCAGAGATAATTATTTCTTTAGCAGAACAGTTTACCGAGCAAATGAAAATTATCAAAACCTCTGATGATAATAGCATTGATAAATTAAAACAGATTGTGGCTTTGCATGTTAGTATAACTTCAAATAACCAATTTGGGATGGCATCTTTAAATAATGATTGGATGCACTTAGAAAGTAAGTTAGAGTATTACTTAAAACTCCGAAAAAACTATGAAAATGATTTTAGAAGCATTATTGAGAAAGGCATAGAAGAAACTGAGCTTATTGATGGAAACTCTGAAGTTATGGTGTTTTCAATGTTATCTACTTTACGATCACTTTATATATGGTTGCCAAAAAAAGAAGATTTAGATACAAAGAAGTTTACAACCGAATTAAGTTTAGTACTCATTAACGGAATTAACAAATAG
- the paaB gene encoding 1,2-phenylacetyl-CoA epoxidase subunit PaaB, translating to MKKEWPLWEVFVRSKNGLEHRHFGSLHAADAEMALENARDVYTRRNEGVSIWVVESKNITASNPEHNAELFEPAQDKVYRHPTFYDLPDEIKHM from the coding sequence ATGAAAAAAGAATGGCCTCTTTGGGAAGTCTTCGTAAGAAGTAAAAACGGATTAGAACATCGACATTTTGGAAGTCTTCATGCTGCAGATGCTGAAATGGCTTTGGAAAATGCACGTGATGTTTATACAAGAAGAAACGAAGGCGTAAGTATTTGGGTAGTTGAATCTAAAAATATAACGGCTTCAAATCCTGAGCATAATGCCGAATTATTCGAGCCAGCTCAGGATAAAGTATATCGTCACCCAACATTTTACGATTTACCAGACGAAATTAAACACATGTAA
- a CDS encoding rhodanese-like domain-containing protein, giving the protein MVEEFMMKEAIVLDVRTKAEYSIGAIPGSKNIPLQILSSNISDIKKLNKPIITCCASGMRSGTAASILKKNGIEAINGGGWQSLNQLL; this is encoded by the coding sequence ATGGTAGAAGAGTTTATGATGAAAGAGGCAATAGTACTAGATGTACGCACGAAAGCAGAATATTCAATAGGCGCAATTCCAGGTTCTAAGAATATTCCATTACAAATATTGAGCAGTAATATTTCTGATATTAAAAAACTAAACAAGCCTATTATTACTTGTTGCGCTAGTGGTATGAGATCAGGAACTGCAGCAAGCATCTTGAAAAAAAATGGTATTGAAGCGATAAATGGTGGTGGCTGGCAAAGCTTAAATCAGCTTTTGTAA
- a CDS encoding 3-hydroxyacyl-CoA dehydrogenase NAD-binding domain-containing protein, translating into MNVGIIGSGTMGSGIAQVAATSGCKVKLYDTNTTALDKAKTALDKILNRLIEKGRIDEKEKNRIQSNIEYVNSLNNLSDADLTIEAIVENLEIKKQVFLELEGYVSDDCIIASNTSSLSIASIAASLQKPDRCIGIHFFNPAPLMELVEVIPAIQTSKVTLDKSVQIIKDWKKTVAVAKDTPGFIVNRVARPFYGESLRIYEEGIADFATIDWSLKTLGGFRMGPFELMDFIGNDINYTVTETVFTAFYFDPRYKPAFTQKRFAEAGYLGRKSGKGYYDYSEGISKPNPKEDKELAKNVFNRVLIMLINEAAEALFLNIASAEDIDNAMTKGVNYPKGLLAWADEKGIDWCVTKMDELYNEYHEDRYRCSPLLRKMNKENKTFF; encoded by the coding sequence ATGAACGTAGGAATTATTGGTTCTGGAACAATGGGAAGCGGCATTGCACAAGTTGCTGCAACTTCTGGTTGTAAAGTGAAATTGTACGACACAAACACTACAGCATTAGATAAAGCTAAAACGGCTTTAGATAAAATACTGAATCGGCTTATTGAAAAAGGACGCATAGATGAAAAAGAGAAGAATAGAATTCAAAGTAATATTGAGTATGTCAACAGCTTAAATAACTTATCTGATGCCGACTTAACTATCGAGGCTATTGTTGAAAATTTAGAGATTAAGAAACAAGTTTTTTTGGAATTAGAAGGTTATGTGTCTGACGATTGTATCATTGCTTCTAACACTTCAAGTTTGTCAATTGCTTCTATTGCAGCTTCTTTACAAAAGCCTGATCGCTGCATTGGTATACACTTTTTCAATCCTGCACCTTTAATGGAGTTAGTTGAAGTCATTCCTGCAATTCAAACATCAAAAGTAACATTAGATAAATCAGTTCAAATTATTAAAGATTGGAAAAAAACAGTTGCAGTCGCAAAAGATACTCCAGGTTTTATTGTTAATCGTGTGGCAAGACCTTTTTACGGAGAATCCTTAAGAATTTATGAAGAAGGGATTGCTGATTTTGCCACCATTGATTGGAGTTTGAAAACTTTAGGTGGATTCAGGATGGGACCATTTGAATTAATGGATTTTATTGGTAATGATATCAATTACACAGTAACCGAAACTGTATTTACTGCATTTTATTTTGATCCAAGATATAAACCAGCCTTCACTCAAAAACGTTTTGCAGAAGCAGGCTATTTAGGTCGAAAATCTGGTAAAGGATATTACGATTATTCGGAAGGTATATCCAAACCGAATCCAAAAGAAGATAAAGAGTTAGCTAAGAATGTTTTTAATCGTGTTTTAATCATGCTCATCAACGAAGCAGCAGAAGCCTTGTTTTTAAATATTGCTTCAGCTGAAGATATTGACAATGCCATGACCAAAGGCGTTAATTACCCAAAAGGACTATTAGCTTGGGCTGATGAAAAAGGAATAGATTGGTGTGTGACGAAAATGGATGAATTATATAACGAATATCACGAGGACAGATATCGTTGCAGTCCATTATTACGAAAAATGAATAAAGAAAACAAAACATTCTTTTAA
- the paaE gene encoding 1,2-phenylacetyl-CoA epoxidase subunit PaaE, which translates to MVDFYNIKVADLYKETKDTVVITFDIPEDLKATFKFKQGQHLTLRKEINGEDIRRNYSLCTSPIDNEWKVAVKTIRNGVFSNYAFNELKKGDELQVMPPHGEFYVEVNKQASNNYVAFAAGSGITPMLSIIRTHLLLEPKSTFKLFYLNRMVKSIIFKEELEQLKNQFFGRFQVFYFLTKEKRDIPFLNGRFDKEKLAVLTKTFIDIPDTNHAFICGPQDMIFLIRDELQAAGLDKGKIHYELFFSGSSEEENKHIAEVLDEKADGTKVTIIDGGKEFHFVMDDDFDNILDGALSAGADLPFACKGGVCSTCKCKVLEGEVKMKVNYALEEKEVAQNFVLSCQAVPVTEKVVVDFDV; encoded by the coding sequence ATGGTAGATTTTTATAATATAAAAGTTGCAGATTTATATAAGGAAACAAAAGATACAGTAGTTATTACTTTTGATATCCCTGAAGATTTAAAAGCAACATTTAAATTTAAACAAGGTCAACACTTAACACTTCGTAAAGAAATTAACGGAGAAGATATTCGTCGTAATTATTCGTTGTGCACAAGTCCAATAGATAATGAATGGAAAGTTGCAGTTAAAACCATTCGTAATGGTGTATTCTCTAATTACGCTTTTAACGAATTAAAAAAAGGAGATGAGCTTCAAGTAATGCCACCACATGGCGAATTTTATGTTGAGGTAAATAAGCAAGCATCCAATAATTACGTAGCATTTGCAGCAGGAAGTGGTATTACACCAATGCTATCTATTATAAGGACTCATCTATTATTAGAGCCTAAAAGTACTTTCAAGTTATTCTACTTGAATCGAATGGTAAAATCAATTATCTTTAAGGAAGAGTTGGAGCAGCTTAAAAATCAGTTTTTTGGACGCTTTCAAGTATTTTACTTTTTGACTAAAGAAAAGCGCGATATTCCATTTTTAAATGGTCGTTTTGATAAAGAAAAATTAGCAGTTTTAACAAAAACGTTTATTGATATTCCAGATACCAATCATGCATTTATCTGTGGACCTCAAGATATGATTTTCTTGATTAGAGACGAATTACAAGCAGCTGGACTGGATAAAGGAAAAATTCATTATGAACTATTCTTTTCAGGAAGTTCAGAAGAAGAAAATAAACACATTGCTGAGGTTCTTGATGAAAAAGCAGATGGGACTAAAGTTACAATCATTGATGGAGGAAAAGAATTCCATTTTGTAATGGATGACGATTTTGATAATATTTTAGATGGAGCACTCTCCGCAGGAGCAGATTTACCATTTGCTTGTAAAGGAGGCGTGTGTAGTACGTGCAAATGCAAAGTGTTGGAAGGTGAAGTAAAAATGAAAGTGAATTATGCCCTAGAAGAAAAAGAAGTGGCACAAAACTTTGTATTAAGTTGTCAAGCAGTGCCTGTAACAGAAAAAGTAGTCGTAGATTTTGATGTATAA
- a CDS encoding hotdog fold thioesterase: MNGEAIPYKMLSQDAFSQWMGIKIVECELGRCKVAMTIRKEMLNSMNYAHGGISYTLADTAFGFAANTHGKYAVSIETSINHIEALNEGDYLVAESVIEKVNNKLGFNVIEVKRGDELVALFKGVVYRTQKDWEE; encoded by the coding sequence ATGAACGGCGAAGCTATTCCATATAAAATGTTATCTCAAGACGCTTTCAGTCAATGGATGGGAATTAAGATCGTAGAATGTGAATTAGGTCGCTGTAAAGTTGCCATGACCATTAGAAAAGAAATGCTCAATAGTATGAATTATGCACATGGAGGCATCAGTTATACCTTAGCAGATACAGCTTTCGGCTTTGCTGCAAATACCCATGGTAAATATGCTGTGTCTATTGAAACAAGTATTAATCATATCGAAGCATTAAACGAAGGCGATTATTTAGTTGCCGAATCAGTGATAGAAAAAGTGAATAATAAATTAGGCTTCAATGTGATTGAAGTCAAACGAGGAGATGAACTAGTAGCACTTTTTAAAGGTGTCGTGTATCGCACTCAAAAAGATTGGGAAGAATAA
- the paaD gene encoding 1,2-phenylacetyl-CoA epoxidase subunit PaaD, whose translation MNKPMIEHADIDTELIPILDKVSDPEIPVLTILDMGVVRYAKLVDDLVLIKITPTYSGCPAMDVIADDITAAFKKAGYKVNIDLILTPAWTTDWISEEGRDALEKYGIAPPLEADADKEALLGNKRIVKCTNCGSQNTKLVSQFGSTACKALFQCEDCQEPFDYFKCLK comes from the coding sequence ATGAATAAACCAATGATTGAGCATGCTGATATTGATACAGAATTAATTCCTATTCTAGATAAAGTCTCTGATCCAGAAATACCTGTGTTAACTATTTTAGATATGGGAGTGGTTCGTTATGCAAAGCTTGTTGATGATTTAGTTTTGATAAAAATAACACCAACGTATAGTGGCTGTCCCGCTATGGATGTAATTGCAGATGATATAACAGCTGCGTTTAAAAAAGCTGGTTACAAAGTAAATATAGACTTGATATTAACCCCAGCTTGGACAACCGACTGGATTTCAGAAGAAGGTAGAGACGCACTTGAAAAATATGGTATTGCACCACCTTTGGAAGCCGATGCCGATAAAGAAGCATTATTAGGAAATAAAAGAATAGTAAAGTGTACCAATTGTGGTTCACAAAACACAAAATTGGTAAGTCAATTTGGTTCAACAGCCTGTAAAGCATTATTTCAATGTGAAGACTGTCAAGAGCCTTTTGATTATTTTAAATGTCTTAAATAG
- a CDS encoding aromatic amino acid hydroxylase: protein MTNTIESNPLIDRLPPHLKQFIKPQDYESYSPINQAVWRYVMRKNISYLGDFAHESYKRGLKETGISIDNIPSMYGMNRILKNIGWAAVAVDGFIPPNAFMEFQAYKVLVIASDIRQLENIEYTPAPDIIHEAAGHAPIIANPDYAEYLRRFGEIGAKAILSAHDNEMYEAVRALSIIKEAPHSTKKEIKLAEDLVNQLQNKKVPLSEMAKIRNLHWWTVEYGLIGTVETPKIYGAGLLSSIGESKWCMTSAVKKIPYSIEASEQEFDITKPQPQLYVTPDFAYLMQVLEEFTETMALRKGGFRGLQKLIDSQKIGTIELNTGLQISGVFSKMITDEDNNVVFFKTEGPTALAYREKELIGHGTEIHSQGFSSPLGKLKGINLAIENMSPRDLKAYNFYDGKRIAFEYESGIIVEGLNITGIRNINGKLILIQFNDCTVMYKRELLFKPEYGTFDLVVGSEIISAFAGSADYSSFNNLYHVSETKTEHLVKDTKALKLEQLYHDVRQLRNNTNPELDSLEIERIFSKLTNDYPTDWLLMLELFELIQNSTLTIQKERILEHLYQLIKQHPKKAHLIEGGLSLLNVNKVKNSKL, encoded by the coding sequence ATGACAAATACCATTGAATCTAACCCTTTAATTGACAGGCTACCTCCTCACCTTAAACAATTTATCAAACCCCAAGATTACGAAAGCTACTCACCAATAAACCAAGCTGTTTGGCGCTATGTAATGCGAAAAAATATTTCGTATTTGGGTGATTTTGCTCATGAATCATATAAGAGAGGGTTAAAAGAAACTGGAATTTCAATAGATAACATACCAAGTATGTATGGTATGAATCGTATATTAAAAAATATAGGATGGGCTGCGGTTGCGGTTGATGGTTTTATACCTCCAAATGCTTTTATGGAATTTCAGGCTTATAAAGTTCTTGTTATCGCTTCAGATATTCGACAACTTGAAAATATTGAGTATACACCAGCTCCAGATATAATACATGAGGCCGCTGGTCATGCCCCAATTATTGCCAATCCAGATTATGCTGAATACCTTCGTAGGTTTGGCGAAATTGGAGCTAAAGCAATTTTATCGGCTCATGATAATGAAATGTATGAAGCTGTTAGAGCTTTATCAATTATTAAAGAAGCTCCACATTCAACAAAAAAAGAGATTAAATTAGCCGAAGATTTAGTAAACCAACTACAAAATAAAAAAGTGCCACTTTCTGAAATGGCAAAAATTAGAAACCTTCATTGGTGGACTGTTGAGTACGGATTAATAGGCACAGTTGAAACTCCAAAAATTTATGGTGCTGGCTTATTATCATCAATCGGAGAAAGTAAATGGTGTATGACTAGTGCAGTTAAGAAAATTCCATACTCTATTGAGGCTTCTGAACAAGAATTCGACATAACAAAACCACAACCACAGTTATATGTTACTCCAGATTTTGCCTACTTAATGCAGGTACTAGAAGAATTTACAGAAACCATGGCACTCAGAAAAGGAGGTTTTAGAGGCTTACAAAAACTAATCGATTCTCAGAAAATTGGTACTATAGAACTAAATACAGGTTTGCAAATATCTGGCGTTTTTTCAAAAATGATAACAGATGAAGATAACAATGTCGTATTCTTTAAAACTGAAGGACCAACTGCTCTGGCTTACAGAGAAAAAGAATTAATTGGTCATGGCACTGAAATTCATAGTCAAGGTTTTAGCTCTCCTTTAGGAAAACTTAAAGGTATCAATTTAGCTATTGAAAACATGAGTCCAAGAGATTTAAAAGCTTATAATTTTTATGATGGCAAACGTATTGCCTTTGAATATGAAAGTGGAATTATAGTTGAAGGACTCAACATTACTGGAATAAGGAATATTAATGGAAAACTTATATTAATTCAGTTTAACGATTGTACTGTAATGTATAAAAGAGAACTACTATTTAAACCTGAGTATGGTACTTTTGACCTAGTTGTAGGTTCTGAAATCATTTCTGCATTTGCAGGAAGTGCCGATTATAGTTCTTTTAACAATTTATATCATGTTTCTGAAACCAAAACGGAACATTTGGTAAAAGACACCAAAGCATTAAAATTAGAGCAATTATACCATGACGTTCGACAACTAAGAAATAATACTAACCCAGAATTAGATTCTTTAGAAATTGAACGCATTTTTAGCAAACTAACAAATGATTACCCTACAGATTGGCTGTTAATGCTAGAATTGTTTGAACTCATTCAAAATAGTACTCTAACGATACAAAAAGAACGGATACTCGAGCACTTATATCAACTTATAAAACAGCACCCTAAAAAAGCTCACCTCATTGAAGGTGGTTTATCGTTATTAAATGTAAATAAAGTTAAAAATAGTAAGCTTTAA